The following are encoded together in the Candidatus Binatia bacterium genome:
- a CDS encoding nitroreductase family deazaflavin-dependent oxidoreductase, whose protein sequence is MAHDFSLFGDEHVRQYEATGGKIGHDWNGASCLILHTIDRKTGKTRKFPLIYGRDGEDYVVVASKGGAPDHPGWYKNLLAHPEVTIQVWDQVIPVTARTGTPEDKKRVWPIMTRQWPDYDKYQAGTKRDIPVVLLRPR, encoded by the coding sequence ATGGCACACGACTTCAGTCTCTTCGGTGACGAGCACGTTCGGCAGTACGAGGCGACGGGCGGCAAGATCGGCCACGACTGGAACGGCGCGAGCTGCCTGATCCTGCACACGATCGACCGCAAGACCGGCAAGACGCGCAAGTTCCCGCTGATCTACGGACGCGACGGCGAGGACTACGTGGTCGTCGCGTCGAAGGGCGGCGCGCCGGACCACCCCGGCTGGTACAAGAACCTGCTCGCGCACCCCGAGGTGACGATCCAGGTGTGGGACCAGGTCATCCCGGTCACGGCGCGCACCGGGACGCCGGAGGACAAGAAGCGGGTCTGGCCGATCATGACCCGTCAGTGGCCGGACTACGACAAGTACCAGGCGGGCACCAAGCGCGACATCCCGGTCGTCCTGCTGCGTCCGCGCTGA
- a CDS encoding YciI family protein — translation MKYMLLIYGDERELDDEYREGCYRESSELAHELAKKGAYVGASPLHPTSTATSVRVRDGRRMVTDGPFAETREQLGGFYMVDVPNLDEAIAIAARIPMAKKGTIEIRPVMELPSLPPWQVGTGEEGR, via the coding sequence ATGAAGTACATGCTGCTGATCTACGGCGACGAGAGGGAGCTCGACGACGAGTACCGCGAGGGCTGCTACCGCGAGTCCTCGGAGCTCGCCCACGAGCTCGCGAAGAAGGGAGCCTACGTCGGGGCGTCGCCGCTCCACCCGACCTCGACCGCGACCAGCGTGCGCGTCCGCGACGGCCGGCGCATGGTCACCGACGGCCCCTTCGCCGAGACGCGCGAGCAGCTCGGCGGCTTCTACATGGTCGACGTGCCGAACCTCGACGAGGCGATCGCGATCGCGGCGCGCATCCCGATGGCGAAGAAGGGCACGATCGAGATCCGCCCGGTGATGGAGCTGCCGAGCCTGCCGCCCTGGCAGGTCGGGACGGGCGAGGAGGGACGCTGA
- a CDS encoding RES family NAD+ phosphorylase, with protein sequence MIGFRHVDARFPFLWESEQQPEGRWHAEGEGPVQYFADTPDGAWAELLRHEEIRDEADLATIRRALWAVELPDEPLAKPRLPTQVLCGGRTSYAACQEEARRLRASGAKGLVAPSAALREGDARGWRVAGGLEPARPRNGKVIVLFGRRPDLVGWSAAAEGRPHRTLLPKVRHFPRARTRRTESAQR encoded by the coding sequence GTGATCGGCTTCCGCCACGTCGACGCGCGCTTCCCGTTCCTCTGGGAGAGCGAGCAGCAGCCGGAGGGACGCTGGCACGCGGAAGGCGAGGGCCCCGTGCAGTACTTCGCCGACACGCCCGACGGCGCGTGGGCCGAGCTGCTGCGCCACGAGGAGATCCGCGACGAGGCCGATCTGGCGACGATCCGCCGCGCGCTGTGGGCGGTCGAGCTGCCCGACGAGCCGCTCGCGAAGCCGCGCCTGCCGACCCAGGTCCTGTGCGGCGGCCGCACGAGCTACGCCGCCTGCCAGGAGGAGGCGCGGCGGCTGCGCGCGAGCGGCGCGAAGGGGCTCGTCGCGCCCTCGGCCGCGCTGCGCGAGGGCGACGCGCGCGGCTGGCGCGTCGCGGGCGGGCTCGAGCCCGCCCGCCCGCGCAACGGCAAGGTCATCGTGCTGTTCGGCCGGCGCCCCGATCTCGTCGGCTGGTCCGCGGCGGCGGAGGGCAGGCCGCACCGCACGCTGCTGCCCAAGGTGCGACACTTCCCGCGCGCCCGCACGCGGCGCACCGAGAGCGCGCAGCGCTAG
- a CDS encoding exo-alpha-sialidase, translated as MSGVRLLVGTRKGAFVLTSDGKRERWDVSGPHFAGWEIYHLKGSPADPNRIYASQSSGWFGQLIQRSDDGGKTWEAVGNEFTYDGVPGTHQWYDGTPHPWEFARVWHLEPSLDDPDTVYAGVEDAALFKTTDGGKTWRELSGLRKHGSGPYWQPGAGGMCLHTIVLDPRDQRRIFVAISAAGAFRSDDGGKSWKPINRGLHSEGIPDPDAEVGHCVHRIALHPSRPDVLFMQKHWDVMRSDDGGESWREVSGNLPSDFGFPIDVHAHEPETIYVVPIKSDSEHFPPDGQLRVYRSRTGGNEWEPLTDGLPQRDCYVNVLRDAMSVDRLDPCGIYFGTTGGQVYASANGGDSWTAIVRDLPPVLSVEAQTLP; from the coding sequence ATGAGCGGGGTACGGCTGCTCGTGGGGACGCGGAAAGGCGCCTTCGTCCTCACCTCGGACGGCAAGCGCGAGCGCTGGGACGTGAGCGGCCCGCACTTCGCGGGCTGGGAGATCTACCACCTGAAGGGCTCGCCGGCGGACCCGAACCGGATCTACGCCTCGCAGTCGAGCGGCTGGTTCGGCCAGCTGATCCAGCGCTCGGACGACGGCGGCAAGACCTGGGAGGCGGTCGGCAACGAGTTCACCTACGACGGCGTCCCCGGCACCCACCAGTGGTACGACGGCACGCCGCACCCCTGGGAGTTCGCGCGCGTCTGGCACCTCGAGCCCTCGCTCGACGACCCGGACACGGTGTACGCCGGCGTCGAGGACGCGGCGCTGTTCAAGACCACCGACGGCGGCAAGACCTGGCGCGAGCTCTCGGGGCTCCGCAAGCACGGCTCCGGTCCGTACTGGCAGCCCGGTGCCGGCGGCATGTGCCTGCACACGATCGTGCTCGACCCGCGCGACCAGCGCCGCATCTTCGTCGCCATCTCGGCGGCGGGCGCGTTCCGCAGCGACGACGGCGGCAAGAGCTGGAAGCCGATCAACCGCGGACTCCATTCGGAGGGCATCCCCGACCCCGACGCCGAGGTCGGTCACTGCGTGCACCGCATCGCGCTGCACCCCTCGCGTCCCGACGTGCTGTTCATGCAGAAGCACTGGGACGTGATGCGCAGCGACGACGGCGGCGAGAGCTGGCGCGAGGTGAGCGGCAACCTGCCGAGCGACTTCGGCTTCCCGATCGACGTCCACGCGCACGAGCCGGAGACGATCTACGTCGTGCCGATCAAGAGCGACTCGGAGCACTTTCCGCCCGACGGCCAGCTGCGCGTCTACCGCAGCCGCACGGGCGGCAACGAGTGGGAGCCGCTCACCGACGGGCTGCCGCAGCGCGACTGCTACGTGAACGTCCTGCGCGACGCGATGTCGGTCGACCGGCTCGACCCGTGCGGGATCTACTTCGGCACGACCGGCGGACAGGTCTACGCGTCGGCGAACGGCGGCGACTCGTGGACCGCGATCGTGCGCGACCTGCCGCCGGTGCTGTCGGTGGAAGCGCAGACCCTGCCATGA
- a CDS encoding fumarate hydratase gives MPEFRFQEMFPHGPDTTPYRRLDGDWVGVDTFRGERILTVDPTGLTRLTAEAIRDISHLFRPGHLQQLRKILDDPEASANDRFVALNMLRNACVSAGMILPSCQDTGTATVIGKKGQRVWTSGNDEEAISRGVYETYTQTNLRYSQLSPLNLFDEVNTGTNLPAQIELYATDGDEYHFLFITKGGGSANKSLLFQETKALLNRKSLLEFLDQKIRALGTAACPPYHLAIVIGGTSAEMTLKTVKLASTRYLDDLPTQGGNLGHAIRDPEFEEEVLKLTQRTGIGAQFGGKYFCHDVRVIRLPRHGASCPIGIGVSCSADRQAKGKITRDGIFLEQLETNPAQYLPDVDPAKLSGEVVKIDLNRPMSEIRAELSKYPIKTRLALTGPMVVARDIAHAKLKERIDRGEGLPQYVKDHPIYYAGPAKTPEGYASGSFGPTTAGRMDSYVELFMQHGGSYVTLAKGNRSPIVAEACKKYGGFYLGSIGGPAAILARDNIRKVELLEYPELGMEAVWKIEVVDFPAFIVVDDKGNDFFGRL, from the coding sequence ATGCCCGAGTTCCGCTTCCAGGAGATGTTCCCGCACGGACCCGACACCACGCCCTACCGCCGCCTCGACGGCGACTGGGTCGGCGTGGACACGTTCCGCGGCGAGCGCATCCTCACCGTCGACCCCACCGGTCTGACCCGGCTCACCGCGGAGGCGATCCGCGACATCAGCCACCTCTTCCGCCCGGGGCACCTGCAGCAGCTGCGCAAGATCCTCGACGACCCCGAGGCGTCGGCGAACGACCGCTTCGTCGCCCTCAACATGCTGCGCAACGCCTGCGTCTCGGCCGGGATGATCCTGCCGTCGTGCCAGGACACCGGCACCGCGACCGTGATCGGCAAGAAGGGCCAGCGCGTGTGGACGTCGGGTAACGACGAGGAGGCGATCTCGCGCGGCGTCTACGAGACCTACACCCAGACCAACCTGCGCTACTCGCAGCTCTCGCCGCTGAACCTCTTCGACGAGGTCAACACCGGCACCAACCTGCCGGCGCAGATCGAGCTCTACGCGACCGACGGTGACGAGTACCACTTCCTGTTCATCACCAAGGGCGGCGGCTCGGCGAACAAATCGCTCCTCTTCCAGGAGACCAAGGCGCTGCTCAACCGCAAGTCGCTGCTCGAGTTCCTCGACCAGAAGATCCGCGCGCTGGGCACCGCGGCGTGCCCGCCCTACCACCTCGCGATCGTGATCGGCGGGACGTCGGCCGAGATGACGCTCAAGACCGTCAAGCTCGCGAGCACCCGCTACCTCGACGACCTGCCGACCCAGGGCGGCAACCTCGGGCACGCGATCCGCGATCCGGAGTTCGAGGAGGAGGTGCTGAAGCTCACGCAGCGCACGGGCATCGGCGCGCAGTTCGGCGGCAAGTACTTCTGCCACGACGTGCGCGTCATCCGCCTGCCGCGCCACGGCGCGAGCTGTCCGATCGGCATCGGCGTGTCGTGCTCGGCCGACCGTCAAGCAAAGGGCAAGATCACGCGCGACGGCATCTTCCTCGAGCAGCTCGAGACCAACCCGGCGCAGTACCTGCCGGACGTCGACCCGGCGAAGCTCTCGGGCGAGGTGGTGAAGATCGACCTCAACCGCCCGATGAGCGAGATCCGCGCCGAGCTCTCGAAGTACCCGATCAAGACCCGGCTCGCGCTCACCGGTCCGATGGTGGTCGCGCGCGACATCGCGCACGCCAAGCTGAAGGAGCGCATCGACCGCGGCGAGGGCCTGCCGCAGTACGTCAAGGACCATCCGATCTACTACGCCGGGCCGGCGAAGACGCCCGAGGGCTACGCGTCGGGCTCGTTCGGTCCGACCACCGCCGGCCGCATGGACTCCTACGTCGAGCTGTTCATGCAGCACGGCGGCAGCTACGTGACGCTCGCCAAGGGCAACCGCTCGCCGATCGTCGCCGAGGCCTGCAAGAAGTACGGCGGCTTCTACCTGGGCTCGATCGGCGGCCCGGCGGCGATCCTCGCGCGCGACAACATCCGCAAGGTCGAGCTGCTCGAGTACCCCGAGCTCGGCATGGAGGCGGTGTGGAAGATCGAGGTCGTCGACTTCCCGGCCTTCATCGTGGTCGACGACAAGGGCAACGACTTCTTCGGGCGGCTGTGA
- a CDS encoding YciI family protein: MKYACMIYYDEHTLDTLSPSEYDALVREALAYDQELRESGHFILGQALESARSAAIVRPRAGGRITTSDGPLLETKEQLGGFVLIEARDLNEAIQLAARIPPARFGCVEVRPVKRLEPTER, from the coding sequence ATGAAGTACGCGTGCATGATCTATTACGACGAACACACGTTGGATACCCTCAGCCCCAGCGAGTACGACGCCCTCGTGCGCGAGGCGCTCGCCTACGACCAGGAGCTGCGCGAGAGCGGGCACTTCATCCTCGGTCAGGCGCTCGAGAGCGCGCGCAGCGCGGCCATCGTGCGACCGCGCGCCGGCGGGCGGATCACGACCAGCGACGGCCCGCTCCTCGAGACCAAGGAGCAGCTCGGCGGCTTCGTCCTGATCGAGGCGCGCGACCTGAACGAAGCGATCCAGCTCGCGGCGCGGATCCCGCCGGCGCGCTTCGGCTGCGTCGAGGTCCGTCCGGTGAAGCGGCTCGAGCCGACGGAGAGGTAG
- a CDS encoding VOC family protein has translation MTAANPYLMFDGNADEAFAFYKSVFGGEFPVKVRYRDMGGGPPGASREVLDRIAHVALPIGPNNMLMASVAMPGDPHTVGNSFYIALHPESAGEAERIFAALAEGGRVEMPLQRTEWAEKHGQCVDRFGVQWMVSYAGDVQFQPPEG, from the coding sequence GTGACGGCAGCGAACCCCTATCTGATGTTCGACGGCAACGCCGACGAGGCGTTCGCGTTCTACAAGTCCGTGTTCGGCGGCGAGTTTCCGGTGAAGGTCCGCTACCGGGACATGGGCGGCGGGCCGCCGGGCGCGAGCCGCGAGGTGCTCGACCGCATCGCCCACGTCGCGCTGCCGATCGGTCCGAACAACATGCTGATGGCGAGTGTCGCCATGCCAGGCGACCCGCACACGGTCGGCAACAGCTTCTACATCGCGCTGCACCCGGAGAGCGCCGGGGAGGCCGAGCGGATCTTCGCGGCGCTCGCCGAGGGCGGCCGGGTCGAGATGCCCCTGCAGCGGACCGAGTGGGCGGAGAAGCACGGCCAGTGCGTCGACCGCTTCGGCGTGCAGTGGATGGTGAGCTACGCGGGCGACGTCCAGTTCCAGCCGCCCGAGGGCTGA
- a CDS encoding DUF1254 domain-containing protein: MSSRIIVALAAAALLASACSDRGSEQTPEELATEGFLFGYPLVVTERTLQTFGGLIGVNQPFTQQARSDSSSRVVVAPNTDTLYAIAVLDLRPGPLLLELPDIPDRYHTFQFLDAYTESFAYLGTRTTDGRGGTWLLTPPGWQGDVPAGATRIDIPTPQAFMLGRVLVYDDADVPNVTALTSQVKLTPLDPAAPPPPPLGTPPGPPAETGTNDLGFWDELCSALAINPPTTDAQRALVERLAALGVGPGRRPSTEVTDPAILAALRAGIARGFARIESAAAGNDTINGWSMRTDLGVYGDDLERRATVARYGWGANVPEEAIYPNAFEDSAGAPLDGTHRYRVRFAPDGLPPVHAFWSLTLYDADRFLYDNPQRRYAISDRSPDLVYGEDGSLEIYVQAEPPPGLEANWLPPPPGPFSLMLRLYLPADEVTSGAWQPPTIERLD; encoded by the coding sequence ATGTCGTCCCGCATCATCGTCGCGCTCGCCGCTGCAGCCCTGCTCGCGTCCGCGTGCAGCGATCGCGGCAGCGAGCAAACGCCCGAAGAGCTCGCGACCGAAGGCTTCCTCTTCGGCTACCCGCTGGTCGTCACCGAGCGCACGCTGCAGACCTTCGGCGGCCTGATCGGCGTCAACCAGCCGTTCACGCAGCAGGCGCGCAGCGACTCGTCGAGCCGCGTCGTGGTCGCGCCGAACACCGACACGCTGTACGCGATCGCCGTGCTCGACCTGCGGCCTGGGCCGCTGCTGCTCGAGCTGCCCGACATCCCGGACCGCTACCACACCTTCCAGTTCCTCGACGCCTACACCGAGTCGTTCGCCTACCTCGGCACGCGCACGACCGACGGACGGGGCGGCACCTGGCTGCTCACGCCGCCGGGCTGGCAGGGCGACGTGCCGGCGGGAGCGACGCGCATCGACATCCCGACGCCGCAGGCGTTCATGCTCGGCCGTGTGCTGGTCTACGACGACGCCGACGTGCCGAACGTCACGGCGCTCACCTCGCAGGTGAAGCTCACGCCGCTCGATCCTGCGGCGCCGCCTCCGCCGCCGCTCGGCACGCCGCCGGGCCCGCCCGCCGAGACCGGCACGAACGACCTCGGCTTCTGGGACGAGCTGTGCAGCGCGCTCGCGATCAACCCGCCGACCACCGACGCGCAGCGCGCGCTGGTCGAGCGGCTCGCCGCGCTCGGCGTCGGCCCCGGCCGCCGTCCGTCGACCGAGGTCACCGATCCGGCGATCCTCGCCGCGCTGCGCGCCGGCATCGCGCGCGGCTTCGCGCGCATCGAGAGCGCCGCGGCGGGAAACGACACGATCAACGGCTGGAGCATGCGCACCGACCTCGGCGTCTACGGCGACGATCTCGAGCGGCGCGCCACGGTCGCGCGCTACGGCTGGGGCGCGAACGTGCCGGAGGAGGCGATCTACCCGAACGCGTTCGAGGACTCAGCCGGCGCGCCGCTCGACGGCACGCACCGCTACCGCGTGCGCTTCGCGCCGGACGGCCTGCCGCCGGTGCACGCATTTTGGTCCTTGACGCTCTACGACGCGGACCGCTTCCTCTACGACAACCCGCAGCGGCGCTACGCGATCAGCGACCGGTCGCCGGACCTGGTCTACGGCGAGGACGGCTCGCTCGAGATCTACGTGCAGGCGGAGCCGCCGCCGGGGCTCGAGGCCAACTGGCTGCCGCCCCCGCCGGGTCCGTTCTCGCTGATGCTGCGCCTCTACCTGCCGGCGGACGAGGTCACGAGCGGCGCCTGGCAGCCGCCGACGATCGAGCGCCTCGACTGA
- a CDS encoding universal stress protein codes for MGSIAGMTPKSILVATDLTSRCDRALDRAVQLAAAWRAKLVALHVLEEREAESSLPSWRRVSDPQEAARARVRRDLRLDQASDLEVDVVVERGNPAERIVEVVERNGCGLVLTGVGRDELLGRESLGATVNTLLRAAGVPILVVKSRPHGPYRDAVVATDFSEASRRALETALALWPDLGITLLHGFGVIYEGFLDDKMSAREDAARKAQEECRAFLAATPAASGRSIATLCEYGDPATLLFDLAQARDIDLVVLGTEGRRGVAQLFLGSVAERVATQVPVDVLLVRRPRA; via the coding sequence GTGGGTAGCATCGCCGGCATGACGCCGAAGTCGATCCTCGTCGCCACCGATCTGACCAGCCGCTGCGACCGCGCGCTCGATCGGGCCGTGCAGCTCGCCGCGGCCTGGCGCGCGAAGCTCGTCGCGCTGCACGTGCTCGAGGAGCGGGAGGCGGAATCCTCGCTGCCGTCGTGGCGACGGGTGTCGGACCCGCAGGAGGCGGCGCGCGCGCGCGTGCGCCGCGACCTGCGCCTCGATCAGGCGAGCGACCTCGAGGTCGACGTCGTCGTCGAGCGCGGCAACCCGGCGGAGCGCATCGTCGAGGTGGTCGAGCGCAACGGCTGCGGGCTCGTCCTGACCGGGGTCGGCCGCGACGAGCTGCTCGGCCGCGAGTCGCTCGGCGCGACGGTGAACACGCTGCTGCGCGCCGCGGGCGTGCCGATCCTCGTCGTCAAGTCACGCCCGCACGGGCCGTACCGCGACGCAGTGGTCGCGACCGACTTCTCGGAAGCCTCGCGTCGTGCGCTCGAGACGGCGCTCGCGCTGTGGCCCGACCTCGGCATCACGCTGCTGCACGGGTTCGGCGTCATCTACGAGGGCTTCCTCGACGACAAGATGTCCGCGCGCGAGGACGCCGCACGCAAGGCGCAGGAGGAATGCCGCGCGTTTCTCGCCGCGACGCCCGCCGCGTCGGGACGCTCCATCGCCACGCTGTGCGAGTACGGCGATCCGGCGACGCTGCTCTTCGACCTGGCGCAGGCGCGCGACATCGACCTGGTCGTGCTCGGCACGGAAGGGCGGCGCGGCGTCGCGCAGCTCTTCCTCGGCAGCGTCGCCGAGCGTGTGGCGACGCAGGTCCCGGTCGACGTGCTGCTGGTGCGGCGTCCGCGCGCGTGA
- a CDS encoding MoaD/ThiS family protein — MTDVSVQTRTIRVVLPAHLRKLARVDGEVALEVAGDVTLGAVLDALEARFPVLRGTMRDHARQRRRPFVRFFACEQDLSHDPADTRLPDAVVRGAEPFLVVGAMAGG; from the coding sequence ATGACCGACGTCTCCGTGCAGACGCGCACCATCCGCGTCGTGCTGCCGGCGCACCTGCGCAAGCTCGCGCGCGTCGACGGCGAGGTCGCGCTCGAGGTCGCGGGCGACGTCACGCTCGGCGCCGTGCTCGATGCGCTCGAGGCGCGCTTCCCGGTGCTGCGCGGCACGATGCGCGACCACGCGCGCCAGCGCCGCCGTCCGTTCGTGCGATTCTTTGCTTGCGAGCAGGACCTGTCGCACGATCCGGCGGACACGCGCTTGCCGGACGCGGTCGTGCGCGGCGCGGAGCCCTTCCTGGTCGTCGGCGCGATGGCCGGCGGCTGA
- a CDS encoding RNA polymerase sigma factor, with protein sequence MRERVDALYRSESRRVLATLIRLLGDFDLAEEALHTAFAAAVERWPIDGEPENPRAWLVSTGRFKAIDALRRRARFDASQGEIAERLAAEAEDAAGRDEHEVEDDRLRLIFTCCHPALTPEAQIALTLREICGLTTEEIARAFLAAPPTIAQRIVRAKAKIRDARIPYQVPSRAELPERLDTVLHVIYLVFNEGYSASSGDSLTRPDLSGEAIRLGRLLVELLPEPEAIGLLALMLLHESRRAARTTGDGDLVLLDDQDRTLWNREMIAEGLELVERALATRRFGPYTLQAAIAGVHAQARTPAETDWPQIVALYDILLRLTPSPIVELNRAVAVAMRDGPEAGLALVDALLGRGELADYLFAHAARADLCRRLGRTMEARTAYRRALELTRQEPERRFLERRLVELERSADA encoded by the coding sequence ATCCGCGAGCGGGTCGACGCGCTCTACCGCAGCGAGTCGCGTCGCGTGCTCGCGACCTTGATCCGCCTGCTCGGCGACTTCGACCTCGCCGAGGAGGCGCTGCACACCGCGTTCGCCGCCGCGGTCGAGCGCTGGCCGATCGACGGCGAGCCCGAGAACCCGCGCGCCTGGCTGGTGTCGACCGGGCGCTTCAAGGCGATCGACGCGCTCCGCCGCCGCGCGCGCTTCGACGCCTCGCAGGGCGAGATCGCCGAGCGCCTCGCGGCCGAGGCGGAGGACGCCGCGGGACGCGACGAGCACGAGGTCGAGGACGACCGCCTGCGCCTCATCTTCACCTGCTGCCACCCGGCGCTCACGCCCGAGGCGCAGATCGCGCTCACGCTGCGCGAGATCTGCGGGCTCACGACCGAGGAGATCGCGCGCGCGTTTCTCGCCGCGCCGCCGACGATCGCGCAGCGCATCGTGCGCGCCAAGGCGAAGATCCGCGACGCGCGCATCCCCTACCAGGTGCCGTCGCGCGCCGAGCTGCCCGAGCGGCTCGATACCGTGCTGCACGTCATCTACCTGGTGTTCAACGAGGGCTACTCGGCGTCCTCCGGCGACTCGCTGACCCGGCCCGACCTGTCCGGCGAGGCGATCCGCCTGGGGCGCTTGCTGGTCGAGCTGCTGCCCGAGCCCGAGGCGATCGGGCTGCTCGCGCTGATGCTGCTGCACGAGAGCCGGCGCGCCGCGCGCACGACCGGCGACGGCGACCTCGTGCTGCTCGACGACCAGGACCGCACGCTGTGGAACCGCGAGATGATCGCGGAGGGCCTCGAGCTCGTCGAGCGCGCGCTCGCGACGCGTCGCTTCGGGCCCTACACGCTGCAGGCCGCGATCGCCGGCGTGCACGCGCAGGCGCGGACGCCGGCCGAGACCGACTGGCCGCAGATCGTCGCGCTGTACGACATCCTTCTGCGCTTGACGCCGTCGCCGATCGTCGAGCTGAACCGCGCGGTGGCGGTCGCGATGCGCGACGGACCGGAGGCGGGCCTCGCGCTCGTCGACGCGCTGCTCGGGCGCGGCGAGCTCGCGGACTACCTGTTCGCGCACGCGGCGCGCGCCGACCTCTGCCGGCGGCTCGGGCGGACCATGGAGGCGCGCACGGCGTACCGGCGCGCCCTCGAGCTCACCCGCCAGGAGCCCGAGCGCCGCTTCCTCGAGCGGCGGCTCGTCGAGCTCGAGCGCTCGGCGGACGCCTGA
- the sugE gene encoding quaternary ammonium compound efflux SMR transporter SugE → MAWLVLVTAGLFEVGWAIGLKYTEGFTRLWPTVWTVVAMAISLGLLGIAMRTLPVGTAYAVWVGVGAVGTVFFGIVLLGEPASVARLLSVALIVAGIVGLKLATPS, encoded by the coding sequence ATGGCTTGGCTCGTTCTCGTCACCGCAGGCCTCTTCGAGGTCGGCTGGGCCATCGGGCTCAAGTACACGGAGGGATTCACCCGGCTCTGGCCGACGGTGTGGACGGTCGTCGCGATGGCGATCAGCCTCGGGCTGCTCGGGATCGCGATGCGGACGCTGCCGGTCGGCACGGCCTATGCCGTCTGGGTCGGGGTCGGCGCCGTCGGCACGGTGTTCTTCGGCATCGTGCTGCTCGGGGAGCCGGCGAGCGTCGCCCGCCTGCTGAGCGTCGCGCTGATCGTCGCCGGGATCGTCGGCCTCAAGCTCGCGACGCCATCCTGA
- a CDS encoding DUF1428 domain-containing protein, translating to MARYVDGFVIPVPKKNVALYRKIARKPGKIWMEHGALQYVECVGDDLDQGKLLTPFPRAARTKPGETVIFSFIVYRSRAHRDRVDARVMKAPRLAKLGALGTPFESKRMVYGGFRTLVDL from the coding sequence ATGGCCCGCTACGTCGACGGCTTCGTCATCCCGGTTCCGAAGAAGAACGTCGCGCTCTACCGCAAGATCGCTCGCAAGCCCGGCAAGATCTGGATGGAGCACGGCGCGCTCCAGTACGTCGAGTGCGTCGGCGACGACCTCGACCAGGGCAAGCTCCTCACGCCGTTCCCGCGTGCGGCGCGCACCAAGCCCGGTGAGACCGTGATCTTCTCGTTCATCGTCTACCGCTCGCGCGCGCACCGCGACCGCGTCGACGCGCGCGTCATGAAGGCTCCGCGCCTCGCGAAGCTCGGCGCGCTCGGGACGCCGTTCGAGTCGAAGCGGATGGTGTACGGCGGCTTCCGGACGCTGGTCGATCTGTGA
- a CDS encoding calcium-binding protein → MHKIIPALLATVAVLATSGSSEALDLLLNGKFDSHLFPWSTCCAPTGTVRLDKTRDASGSALSGSLELDNTSPQYVIMSISRCLSGPEIQGGKKLFAGAKVRLREGQTAGAAAQLRLHAHPDGNCSKNTLGDELFQATSSEVPRGTWIPLTIGSQKAPIVLPEGTNSVNLVVSLVRKGDPPLTMNIDDVFLATGGTPLCDGMPATIVGTPAGDLIHGTSGSDVIVGRGGGDVIRGGAGNDRICGGPGNDVLLGGPGDDRLFGQGGDDSLYGGARHDFLNGGRGNDTLRGNAGKDRLNGGSGTDHCHGGPGADVAKKCNISVAVP, encoded by the coding sequence ATGCACAAGATCATCCCCGCGCTGCTCGCGACCGTCGCCGTGCTCGCCACGAGCGGCTCGTCCGAGGCGCTCGATCTGCTGCTCAACGGCAAGTTCGACAGCCACCTCTTCCCCTGGAGCACCTGCTGCGCTCCGACCGGCACGGTCCGCTTGGACAAAACGCGCGACGCGAGCGGCTCCGCCCTGTCGGGCTCGCTCGAGCTCGACAACACGTCGCCGCAGTACGTCATCATGAGCATCTCGCGCTGCCTTTCGGGGCCCGAGATCCAGGGCGGCAAGAAGCTCTTCGCCGGCGCCAAGGTCCGCCTGCGCGAGGGGCAGACGGCGGGCGCCGCCGCCCAGCTGCGGCTCCACGCCCACCCCGACGGCAACTGCTCGAAGAACACCCTGGGCGATGAGCTGTTCCAGGCAACGTCGAGCGAGGTGCCGCGCGGCACGTGGATCCCGCTCACGATCGGCAGCCAGAAGGCGCCGATCGTCCTGCCGGAGGGGACGAACAGCGTGAACCTCGTCGTCTCCCTGGTGAGGAAGGGCGATCCGCCGCTGACGATGAACATCGACGACGTCTTCCTCGCCACCGGCGGGACGCCGCTCTGCGACGGCATGCCGGCGACCATCGTGGGCACGCCGGCGGGAGACCTCATCCACGGCACGAGCGGAAGCGACGTCATCGTCGGCCGCGGCGGCGGCGACGTGATCCGTGGCGGCGCCGGCAACGACAGAATCTGCGGCGGACCGGGCAACGACGTGCTCCTCGGCGGGCCCGGCGACGACAGGCTGTTCGGTCAGGGTGGCGACGACAGCCTGTACGGCGGCGCGCGCCACGACTTCCTGAACGGAGGTCGCGGCAACGACACGCTCCGGGGCAACGCCGGCAAGGACCGCTTGAACGGCGGCAGCGGCACGGACCACTGCCACGGCGGCCCCGGCGCGGACGTCGCGAAGAAGTGCAACATCAGCGTGGCGGTGCCCTGA